GATTGTTCAATGCAGCTTTCTCTGCACTTTGCGTTCCTTTGGCGTACTATACGGCCAAGAATATTGGGTTCTCGCTCCCAACCGTGTGGCTTTTCACTATTCTAGTCCTTTTCGAGAATTCATTCACAACGCTGGGTAAATTCATCCTTCTGGATTCCATGCTTTTATTCTTCACAGTGgcatctttcttctgtttcgTTACATTCTACCAGCAGAGGTCGAAGCCTTTCAGCAGGAAGTGGTGGAAGTGGATGTTATTGACGGGTATCAGTATGGGATGCGCAATTTCGGTGAAAATGGTAGGTCTGTTTGTCATCACAGTTGTTGGAATCTACACTGTCGGCGAGCTGTGGAATTTCCTCTCGGACAAGAAGATGACATGGAAGACGTATACTATGCACTGGGTCGCCAGAGTCATTTGCCTGATTATTGTTCCATTCGTCGTGTTTATGCTGTGCTTCAAGATTCACTTTGATCTCTTATACCGCTCAGGAACTGGTGACGCTAATATGCCGTCGTTATTTCAGGCTAACCTCGTTGGTACCGAAGTTGGTGAAGGTCCACGTGATGTTGCTATAGGGTCCTCGTTAATCTCTATCAAGAATCAGGCTTTGGGTGGTTCGCTGTTACATTCACACGTTCAGACTTACCCTGAGGGTTCATCTCAACAGCAGATTACTGGTTATGGCTTTAAAGATGGCAACAATTTGTGGTTTTTTGACAGACCCAGAGGATCACCTCACTATAGTGAGAACGAAACTGACGTTGAATATGCTCAAGCTGGCATGACTTACAGATTAGTTCACCAAAAAACTGGTAGAAATTTGCATACGCACCACATTCCTGCTCCAATCTCCAAGTCCGCCTGGGAAGTTTCTGGCTACGGTGATCATTTGATCGGAGACGAAAAAGACCACTGGATCGTTGAAGTTGTTGCGCAGAATGGCAATGAAGATAAGTCAAGATTACATCCATTGACCACTTCATTCCGTTTGAGAAGTGCTGCTCTGGATTGTTACCTGGCTCAGACTGGGCATCATCTACCAGAGTGGGGATTCAGACAATCGGAAATGGCTTGCTTGAAAAACCCTTTCAAAAGAGATAAGAGAACATGGTGGAATATCGAGAGCCATGAAAACGAGGTTTTGCCCGCCAGGCCCGATGACTTCAAGTATCCAAAGAcgaattttttcaaggatttcatCCATCTAAACCTGGCGATGATGGCTACAAACAATGCTTTGATCCCAGAGTCAGATAAGCTGGATAGCTTGGCGTCTTCTGCTTGGCAGTGGCCAACTTTGAATTTGGGTTTAAGACTATGTGGCTGGGGCGATGACAACATCAGATATTTCTTGCTTGGTACGCCCCTAACCACTTGGTCCTCTAGTGTGGCAGTGGTCCTATTTGCCATCTTTGTTGCCGTTTTGATTCTTAGATGGCAAAGACAATATACCGACCTTTCGAATTCAGAAGATGCCAGTGTCTTCTTGATTGGAGGTCTTTTCCCCATGCTTGCCTGGGGCTTGCACTTCATGCCATTTGTCATAATGTCAAGAGTCACGTATGTTCACCACTATCTACCAGCACTTTACTTTGCCTTGCTAGTGATGTCGTATCTTTTCGAAGTCGGCACTAAACGTTGGATCAAGTCAAAATGCGGGAAGGTAATGAGAATTTGCATCTATGCCGCTTACTGTACCGCCGTCATAGCGTGCTTCTTCTACTTTTCTCCAATCTCCTTCGGAATGGAAGGACCTGTCTCTGATTTCGAGTATCTCGACTGGTTGCCAGGCTGGTTCATCTCTAATAAGAACAAATGATAAAACGAATTCACGGGAGCTTCCCAGCATCCTCCTTTCCATAACGCAATCTAAACTTCCATGTACAATACCAACAGAAAATTGGCTTAAATAAAACTATATCGGCATGATATAATGACAAAGAAGGCGATATACTCCTTCAATGAAGATACTGTCTAGACATGTAATTGGTGTTTAATTAATTAGATTTACTGTGTTATCCTATCACTGTCCAAGCGCTCCGAGATGTTTTGCAATGGTATATCCCTGGTGGCATGCGGCGTCAATAGATGGTCGTTGAAGGGGTTGTTACCTTGAATACTGATCACAGATTCCAGCTGCGGTGATTGAACAGAGGAAAGAGCTCTGAgggaagatgaagaattatGGTGATGAGCTATTGGTGGAGGAGCTATCGACTGAGCTAATAATGGGTCCCCACGCGTCTCTGACGGGGAGGGCAAATCACACATCGATGGTAGGGACTGAGAAGTAGAGCTCTTCGAAATAGTATTCTCATAGCTCGGAGGCGAGAGCAACCCAACATCTTGATATATTGGGGGAACCTCTTCATCCCAAGAAATGCCCAAACCGGATCTCTCGGTAACGTTAAGTCGAAACTGCATACGCAGTACACGAGCTGCACCAGTTGGCACACTAATAATCCTAGAGCCTGTGGAGTTGCCCCCGTTTCCTTTGCCACTATGGGTTGACTTAGTACTGCTTCCAGACTTGGTAGGAGTTAAAGAATCTGTCTCGACAGGTCTCGCTTTTACATTATTCCTGTTAGCAAACATGGGAGAAAGTTCGGCTAGCCTCTGATCAGGGTCATTGAGATTCGGCTTAGATGACGAGACGGACGTAGAAGATTTTCTTATCGGCTGTCCGTTCGCATATTGGAGTGTTTCTTCAGCCACGACAATCTCGACAGCCAAAACGTGCGACACATTAATACCCAGAGTCGGGTCCTGTATGTCACAAGAAACATTGGTGTCCTGCTTCACAGGCTCGACAAACGGCTTGGCAGTCGAGACGTGAGTTATTGGATTCGTAACGCCTGAAGTAAGAGCCGTACAATCTATATCGGTGATCACATCGACTTGTCCATTATTATCGAAATCCGTCTTCCAGCCACTTTTCATTTCACCTCGGGCAACAGTTCGCGTTTCTTCTGTGTATATTTGGATATCGTTCTTGAGCTCCTCTTGAACCTGCTGCTCTCTTGCGcgttgctgctgctgtagCACTTGTTGTCGCAAGGCATCATCATTAGGGTGGATGAAATCATTGTTAGGTCCCTCTTCATCACGGTCCTCATCTTGGGGGCCTTCGTTGCCTGCTTGAGGCCCTCCTAGCGACGAGTTACGCCGCAAAGCTTGTGACGCAGGATCTTGGGTGGGACCAACGGTCAGCCTCACTTGTGGTCCTGCATCGTATTTTTTAATCGCTGAGCTTGGTTTCTTATTCGATTCTTTCTCTATGACACATTTTTCGAGCTGTTTTAATTCATGCTTATGTATATCGCAGGCGTTGCACCGTACTCGtgagatttcttcaattctcCAGGCCAATTTACGCATCCTCCATCTGCGATCTGACGAAGATATACCATTCAGTTTCATCTCCAAAGGAAACGTAGATTTCGGATACACAACACTGGGTAGGACGGCCGTTGCGGTCAATTCTGTCGGAGGGAAAACCCTCAAAGAATTCTTGTCTGGCCCGCGCGGTATGCTTCTTGTGACGGAAATTGGCATCGCGAGTTGCAGCAACTGTTGCTTAGACTGCGAGTTCAGGCCCCGCTTAGGGTCCTTGTACGTCACCACGGCTATCAGCTCGTATCTTATTCTAGTCCCCGAGTTAAGACCCAGAAACGACTTGGCGGGGACGGAGCCTGGGATCAAGTAGGAGAAAGGAAACGAATGCCTGCCAACCGGCATGTCCTGGGCGCTTGTTTGGATTTCCCACGTCTTCATATTGGTAGTTTTCGTTTTACAGTTCATGCACGAGTGGAAGGATTGGCCATCTGGCAAAAATGGCTTATGGATTTGAACTTTCTGCACAAGGGTAAGAGTAACGGATGTTATACACACTTTAGTGTACCCAGACATGATCTTCAGGTTTGCCAACGACCCTACCGGTGACATGTTCGGGGAAGATAGAGAAAGATGCGACAGTGTGGAAGAAAGCGAAGATCCCAAAGCACCCTTATGCTTCCCATCTCGACTGCTAACGGGACTGACCAACTCAGAATGGGGCTCACTATCGTATGGATCCTTGATATCTAAGGTCAACAGCCCACTTAAAAGCGCTCCTGAAGATTCGGTCGCTGAGCCGTACAGAACACATGGCGGAGATTCGATATCGATCGAAAGTTCCAACGGACGCTCCTTATGAGAATGAGTTAAATCCCTTAATTTTGAATGCGATTTGCCTCCGGAAGATGAGTGGTATGGCACAAGCTTTGAAAATCCCATACTCCTAAAAGCTGTTGAGTGAGAACTTCACAAAACTCCCCGGCCAGAGAAGACAATCCAATACACTCACCAGGACAACAGAGCCACGAGAACCGGTCGCTAACATTATGCTAAGAGGCCTTACAAGTCGCATTTGCTCGATCAGCTCTGCTTATCTGGTAGGAGCCTGAAAAATTCAATATTCCGGGTAACACTCTCTTTATCGATGGTCTGAATCTTAGATAACCAAGTTGATTCATGAGTCCGCGGACGCTGTGAAGCTAGATCCTGCTGCTATTAATCCGCCTTCCAGGCTCCGGATGGTGAGATCGGTCGGCTTCGAGAAATGGCGTCGGCTCGGGCAGTCCCAGTTTTGCACGCATTGACGCGCTCACAGCAGCGGGAGCCCCGCAATCTTTACCAGAAACGGGTCCCATAATCCCAGGATGGTTTCAGTGGACATCGGACGCCTCTCAGCGCTCATCTTGATCGTCTTTGGGCTTGCGAGCCTTGGAGTTGTAGTGTCGTGAGATATGACGTCTTTTTTTCGACATCCCGCCTTAAGAAGGCTCGATGGGTTCGAGCTTACTACTAGTTAAACAGGCCGCAAGTGGTCAGTCTGGTGTTGGTTGGTGATTCCAGGGAGCTCTACAGCTAGTAATCGGAAGGTGTGTAAGCGTGGGATTTGGTTTCGGAGAGATTTCTCGCAGTTTCGGCAGTTCTTTGGAAAATATGAAGCAAATGGATTGTTTTAATAAGCCGGAGTACTATCCTGTGCCGTCGGAGACTGTGATTTCATACGCCAGAGGGGATGGAAATAGTGGTGGTAGAAAACAGGTTTTGAAAGCGGATCTTTTAGCGCTGATAGTGTTCCTTACGTCTCCGGAGGATGCCGTTGATTATACCGCGAT
The nucleotide sequence above comes from Torulaspora globosa chromosome 6, complete sequence. Encoded proteins:
- the PMT2 gene encoding dolichyl-phosphate-mannose-protein mannosyltransferase PMT2 (ancestral locus Anc_7.76), coding for MNVDSGSVNESTLKQAIEGPIEAQLQSRMSSATGFDGSLRDDSKSVRRRKNEEVLEADSPMEQEDLSKLKNEKICAFTRLESIVMPIVFTALAFFLRMYKIGINDHVVWDEAHFGKFGSYYLRHEFYHDVHPPLGKMLVGLSGYLAGYNGSYDFNSGELYPEYVDYVKMRLFNAAFSALCVPLAYYTAKNIGFSLPTVWLFTILVLFENSFTTLGKFILLDSMLLFFTVASFFCFVTFYQQRSKPFSRKWWKWMLLTGISMGCAISVKMVGLFVITVVGIYTVGELWNFLSDKKMTWKTYTMHWVARVICLIIVPFVVFMLCFKIHFDLLYRSGTGDANMPSLFQANLVGTEVGEGPRDVAIGSSLISIKNQALGGSLLHSHVQTYPEGSSQQQITGYGFKDGNNLWFFDRPRGSPHYSENETDVEYAQAGMTYRLVHQKTGRNLHTHHIPAPISKSAWEVSGYGDHLIGDEKDHWIVEVVAQNGNEDKSRLHPLTTSFRLRSAALDCYLAQTGHHLPEWGFRQSEMACLKNPFKRDKRTWWNIESHENEVLPARPDDFKYPKTNFFKDFIHLNLAMMATNNALIPESDKLDSLASSAWQWPTLNLGLRLCGWGDDNIRYFLLGTPLTTWSSSVAVVLFAIFVAVLILRWQRQYTDLSNSEDASVFLIGGLFPMLAWGLHFMPFVIMSRVTYVHHYLPALYFALLVMSYLFEVGTKRWIKSKCGKVMRICIYAAYCTAVIACFFYFSPISFGMEGPVSDFEYLDWLPGWFISNKNK
- the LDB19 gene encoding Ldb19p (ancestral locus Anc_7.75) yields the protein MGFSKLVPYHSSSGGKSHSKLRDLTHSHKERPLELSIDIESPPCVLYGSATESSGALLSGLLTLDIKDPYDSEPHSELVSPVSSRDGKHKGALGSSLSSTLSHLSLSSPNMSPVGSLANLKIMSGYTKVCITSVTLTLVQKVQIHKPFLPDGQSFHSCMNCKTKTTNMKTWEIQTSAQDMPVGRHSFPFSYLIPGSVPAKSFLGLNSGTRIRYELIAVVTYKDPKRGLNSQSKQQLLQLAMPISVTRSIPRGPDKNSLRVFPPTELTATAVLPSVVYPKSTFPLEMKLNGISSSDRRWRMRKLAWRIEEISRVRCNACDIHKHELKQLEKCVIEKESNKKPSSAIKKYDAGPQVRLTVGPTQDPASQALRRNSSLGGPQAGNEGPQDEDRDEEGPNNDFIHPNDDALRQQVLQQQQRAREQQVQEELKNDIQIYTEETRTVARGEMKSGWKTDFDNNGQVDVITDIDCTALTSGVTNPITHVSTAKPFVEPVKQDTNVSCDIQDPTLGINVSHVLAVEIVVAEETLQYANGQPIRKSSTSVSSSKPNLNDPDQRLAELSPMFANRNNVKARPVETDSLTPTKSGSSTKSTHSGKGNGGNSTGSRIISVPTGAARVLRMQFRLNVTERSGLGISWDEEVPPIYQDVGLLSPPSYENTISKSSTSQSLPSMCDLPSPSETRGDPLLAQSIAPPPIAHHHNSSSSLRALSSVQSPQLESVISIQGNNPFNDHLLTPHATRDIPLQNISERLDSDRITQ